The following coding sequences are from one Pseudonocardia sp. HH130630-07 window:
- a CDS encoding ABC transporter substrate-binding protein → MSPAGGVTGRDGWRRRRRAAALRGTVQLTAAALVVAACSTGGGGAAADAGPPRPGGTLVFAVSSDQGCADPQQVQSNDSVYSLRQIVDSLTDRDPVTGDIVPWLATRWSSNADGTAWTFTLREGATFSDGSPVDAAAVKANFDRVPRLGARSSLPKGYLAGYAGTDVAGPTEFTVRFDRPNVQFLQGTSTHSLGLLSPASAARPDDERCAGVIGSGPFTLERYTTDDVTVLAKRPGYDWGSAAFTRPGEALLDRAEFRVVPESGVRSGSLQSGEVDAIASVGQQDEAPLAAAGVELPARPNPGLPFGITFNQDTPLGGDAAVRRAVSLGIDRDEVVAAVYPSQTRRATGPLSSTTPSYADQSALTGYDPAAATAALDAAGWVPGPDGVRARGGQPLTVPLTFAQNIATTRPALELIQQQLRRIGIDLQLREVQISETPLVQQSGDFVAVWGNLTRADPDILRSQFSLEGNNFYRLRPGPVQQVLAAQAAATDPAERSRLAAQAQRLLAEQYVSAPVVELTTVLGVGPDAHDVAFDASSRIQLHDTWKSDAR, encoded by the coding sequence GTGAGCCCCGCCGGCGGGGTGACCGGGAGGGACGGGTGGCGACGCCGCAGGCGGGCAGCCGCGTTGCGCGGCACCGTGCAGCTCACGGCGGCCGCCCTGGTCGTCGCCGCCTGCAGCACCGGCGGTGGCGGCGCTGCCGCCGACGCCGGACCACCGCGACCCGGCGGGACCCTGGTGTTCGCCGTGTCCTCGGACCAGGGCTGCGCCGACCCGCAGCAGGTGCAGAGCAACGACTCCGTCTACTCGTTGCGCCAGATCGTCGACTCGCTCACCGACCGGGACCCGGTCACCGGCGACATCGTCCCGTGGCTGGCGACCCGGTGGTCGTCGAACGCCGACGGCACCGCCTGGACGTTCACCCTGCGGGAGGGGGCGACGTTCTCCGACGGCAGCCCGGTCGACGCGGCCGCGGTGAAGGCGAACTTCGACCGGGTGCCCCGTCTCGGTGCCCGCAGCTCGCTGCCGAAGGGCTACCTCGCCGGGTACGCGGGAACCGACGTCGCCGGCCCCACCGAGTTCACGGTGCGGTTCGACCGGCCGAACGTCCAGTTCCTGCAGGGCACCTCGACCCACAGCCTGGGCCTGCTGTCACCGGCCAGCGCGGCGAGGCCGGACGACGAGCGGTGCGCCGGCGTCATCGGCTCCGGCCCGTTCACCCTGGAGCGCTACACGACCGACGACGTGACCGTGCTCGCGAAGCGGCCCGGCTACGACTGGGGCTCGGCGGCGTTCACCCGGCCCGGTGAGGCGTTGCTCGACCGTGCCGAGTTCCGGGTGGTCCCGGAGTCCGGTGTGCGCTCGGGCAGCCTGCAGTCCGGTGAGGTCGACGCGATCGCCAGCGTCGGTCAGCAGGACGAGGCGCCGCTCGCCGCGGCCGGCGTTGAGCTGCCGGCCCGGCCGAACCCGGGGCTCCCGTTCGGCATCACGTTCAACCAGGACACTCCGCTCGGCGGGGACGCCGCGGTCCGCCGGGCGGTGTCGCTCGGCATCGACCGGGACGAGGTGGTGGCCGCGGTCTACCCGTCCCAGACCCGCAGGGCCACCGGTCCGCTGTCGTCGACCACGCCGTCCTACGCCGACCAGTCCGCGCTCACCGGCTACGACCCGGCGGCCGCGACCGCCGCGCTGGACGCCGCGGGCTGGGTCCCCGGCCCGGACGGTGTCCGGGCCCGGGGCGGGCAGCCGCTGACCGTGCCGCTGACCTTCGCCCAGAACATCGCCACCACCAGGCCCGCGCTGGAGCTGATCCAGCAGCAGCTGCGCCGCATCGGCATCGACCTGCAGCTGCGCGAGGTCCAGATCTCGGAGACGCCGCTGGTCCAGCAGAGCGGGGACTTCGTCGCGGTGTGGGGCAACCTCACCCGCGCGGACCCGGACATCCTGCGCTCGCAGTTCTCCCTCGAGGGCAACAACTTCTACCGGCTGCGGCCCGGCCCGGTGCAGCAGGTGCTGGCCGCGCAGGCGGCCGCCACCGACCCGGCGGAACGCTCCCGGCTCGCCGCGCAGGCGCAGCGGCTGCTCGCCGAGCAGTACGTCTCCGCCCCGGTCGTCGAGCTGACCACCGTGCTCGGTGTCGGCCCGGACGCGCACGACGTGGCGTTCGACGCGTCGTCCCGGATCCAGCTGCACGACACCTGGAAGTCCGACGCGCGATGA